From the genome of Perca fluviatilis chromosome 1, GENO_Pfluv_1.0, whole genome shotgun sequence, one region includes:
- the dlc1 gene encoding rho GTPase-activating protein 7 isoform X4, which translates to MLNGMSRSMRLLLLQRSFSDHIRSSTSKALDRLSKPARESRLAEIEAKEACTWLRAAGFPQYAQLYEDPLCLDAQFPIDISSVTRDHDFLDRDAIEALCRRLNTLNKCALMRLEISPQRKRSEDSDEDEPCAISGRWTFQRDSKRWSRMEELEVFSTLPTDAAPPLFPKDQVSQKSKLTLREGNSSESVLTDLSEQPEVGSIHSSGSGGRGEEKSHGATLTNEAVPAGATRASSVASMCSSSGTGGSGCANEDSLSDGMPPSPLETLGQFTFVVKTAMGGLGGSLERGGGSGKSTRSRAKSFLKRMESLRLRSGTSSKRKKKGSTSGGKIEISGPVIKEGLDDDKLQSLNCVDIASINLNQNLNHHRNPTQTMTLNRNRSVSYSTQTSNGSTGSTGSSQSEASSGSAVSTPSPVTRARSHSIAAGSSKRGGMYLEGFDPFSFPQQASDRPPTSPPKSAPPIPCQASNGMTVDEQNRRNNCSVRDNSKQAEEEEEEGEEGMIFFYLPEGHKPGTFPKALQDGSSRVNNGNVNGNSVILRGRQSRRQHRCSSGSVDSRLSFYDNVPYTEREEEGEEEEEEGDERKLEQVLQHVSGLQRFVNAWSEAVAGEEEEEEEDEEEEGDSDSALDSASPCPSSPLQNRLEETENGSDQDSTGNPLGEGEDGMRERRDSGVGASLTRTSRPQKLRWPSFQNSHRPSLASAQLQISCQSVLQMNLLQKLSLLQLTALLERHTPTNKHGFSWAVPKFMKRIKVRDYKDRNVFGVPLQVIVQRTGQPLPQGIQQAMRYLRSQCLDQVGLFRKSGVKSRIQALRQMNEASGADGGGVNYEGQSAYDVADMLKQYFRDLPEPLLTSKLSETFLQIYQYMPKELRLQAARAAVLLLPDENREALRTLLCLLSDVTASVSENQMTPTNLAVCLAPSLFHLNTLRRKESSSPRVMNRKPTLGKPDQRDLNENLAATHGLAHMIQECSKLFRIPEEMNRCRNSYVEQALLPRRLEDLAGEEAGQGGYRAYLQNSLDALLKDAKDKFKGYDSCSTPEHVELACRKVHDGFPLRLWKVTVEVPASPEEVLTRVLREQGYWDEDLLESRVVETLDERTEVYQYVRNTMAPHPTRDHLVLRTWVTDLPKGACALVCTSVDHEGAPVVGVRANVLTSRYFIESCGTNKSRLTHISRNDCRGRFPEWYNKLYGHLCAAEVARIRDSFTVPIDK; encoded by the exons AGATCGAAGCCAAAGAGGCCTGTACCTGGCTCCGAGCAGCAGGGTTCCCACAGTACGCCCAGCTTTATGAAG ACCCTCTCTGTTTAGATGCCCAGTTTCCCATCGACATCTCTTCAGTCACCAGAGACCACGACTTCCTCGATCGGGACGCTATTGAGGCTCTCTGCAG GAGACTGAACACCCTCAACAAGTGCGCTTTAATGAGACTGGAGATATCACCGCAAAGAAAAAGA AGTGAGGACTCCGATGAGGACGAGCCTTGTGCCATCAGTGGCCGCTGGACCTTCCAAAGGGACAGCAAGCGCTGGTCCCGTATGGAGGAGCTGGAGGTTTTTTCCACACTGCCCACAGATGCTGCCCCACCCCTATTCCCCAAGGATCAAGTATCCCAGAAAAGCAAGCTCACCCTGCGTGAAGGCAATAGTTCAGAGAGTGTCCTGACTGATCTCAGCGAGCAGCCTGAAGTGGGCTCCATCCACAGCAGCGggagtggaggaagaggagaagagaagagccATGGTGCCACGCTGACAAATGAAGCTGTACCCGCTGGTGCCACTCGTGCCAGCTCTGTTGCTAGCATGTGTTCGTCCTCGGGCACAGGTGGGTCAGGATGCGCTAATGAGGACTCTCTGTCTGATGGGATGCCTCCATCGCCCCTGGAGACACTCGGACAGTTCACCTTTGTTGTTAAAACAGCGATGGGAGGACTAGGAGGGAGTCTGGAGAGAGGAGGTGGCAGCGGCAAAAGCACACGCTCGAGAGCTAAGAGCTTTCTCAAGAGGATGGAGAGTCTGCGGCTGCGCAGCGGCACCTCCTccaagagaaagaagaaagggagCACCAGCGGAGGGAAGATAGAAATCAGTGGCCCTGTCATCAAAGAGGGTCTGGATGATGACAAGCTGCAGAGTCTCAACTGTGTGGACATCGCCAGTATCAACCTCAACCAGAACCTCAATCACCACCGCAATCCCACTCAGACTATGACACTTAACCGGAATCGCTCGGTATCCTACTCCACTCAGACCAGCAACGGCAGCACTGGAAGTACTGGGAGCAGCCAGTCCGAAGCTAGCAGTGGAAGTGCTGTAAGCACACCGAGCCCAGTGACTCGCGCTCGCAGCCACAGCATAGCGGCAGGCTCTAGTAAAAGAGGAGGAATGTATTTGGAGGGTTTCGATCCTTTCAGCTTTCCCCAACAAGCTTCAGATCGACCGCCAACATCCCCACCCAAATCCGCACCCCCTATCCCCTGCCAAGCTAGTAATGGGATGACAGTTGACGAGCAGAACCGCAGGAACAACTGCAGTGTTCGAGACAATAGCAAACAAgcggaagaagaggaagaggagggagaggagggcaTGATCTTCTTCTACTTACCAGAAGGTCACAAGCCTGGAACCTTCCCCAAAGCCCTGCAGGACGGGAGTTCACGCGTTAACAACGGGAATGTTAACGGGAACTCAGTGATCCTCAGGGGGCGGCAAAGTAGACGCCAGCATCGTTGCTCTTCAGGCTCCGTTGACAGCCGGCTCAGTTTTTATGACAACGTCCCCTAcactgagagggaggaggagggagaggaggaggaggaggagggggatgaACGCAAACTGGAGCAAGTGCTGCAACACGTCAGCGGCCTGCAGCGGTTTGTTAATGCCTGGTCAGAGGCTGTGGCCggcgaagaggaggaggaggaggaggacgaagaggaagaaggagactCCGATTCAGCACTGGACTCAGCCTCCCCGTGCCCGTCCTCTCCTCTGCAGAACCGTCTGGAGGAGACGGAGAACGGAAGTGACCAAGACAGCACAGGAAACCCgctgggagagggagaggacgggatgagagagagaagagattcTGGTGTCGGGGCATCTCTAACCAGAACAAGCAG ACCACAGAAACTCCGCTGGCCGAGCTTCCAGAACTCCCACCGGCCCAGCTTGGCCTCGGCCCAGCTCCAGATTAGCTGCCAGTCTGTGCTACAGATGAATCTACTCCAGAAGCTCTCCCTGCTGCAGCTCACTGCTCTGCTGGAGAGACACACCCCTACAAACAAACATGGCTTTAGCTG GGCTGTGCCAAAGTTTATGAAGCGGATCAAGGTGCGTGACTACAAAGACAGGAATGTGTTCGGTGTGCCACTACAAGTCATCGTCCAGCGGACAGGCCAGCCCCTCCCTCAGGGCATTCAGCAGGCCATGCGCTATTTACGCAGCCAGTGCCTCGACCAG GTGGGTCTTTTCAGGAAATCAGGCGTTAAATCTCGTATCCAAGCGCTTCGTCAGATGAACGAGGCGAGCGGCGCCGATGGGGGAGGAGTCAACTACGAGGGCCAATCAGCATATGACGTTGCAGACATGCTGAAGCAGTACTTCAGAGATTTGCCAGAACCCCTGCTCACTAGCAAACTGTCTGAGACCTTCCTCCAGATTTATCAGT aCATGCCTAAAGAGCTCCGTCTGCAGGCAGCGCGTGCTgccgtgctgctgctgcccgATGAGAATCGCGAGGCCCTGCGGACGCTGCTGTGTCTGCTAAGCGACGTGACGGCCAGCGTGTCTGAGAACCAGATGACTCCCACCAACCTGGCTGTGTGCCTGGCCCCGTCCCTTTTCCACCTCAACACCCTGCGCCGCAAGGAGAGCTCCTCGCCaag GGTGATGAACAGGAAGCCGACACTGGGAAAGCCGGACCAGAGAGACCTGAATGAGAACCTGGCTGCCACTCACGGCCTGGCACACATGATCCAGGAGTGCAGTAAACTCTTTCGG ATCCCAGAGGAGATGAATCGCTGCAGGAACTCTTATGTGGAGCAGGCGCTGCTGCCGCGACGGCTGGAGGACCTCGCCGGGGAAGAGGCCGGGCAGGGGGGGTACAGGGCCTACCTCCAGAACAGCCTAGACGCCCTCCTCAAAGACGCCAAGGACAAGTTTAAAGGTTACGACAGCTGCTCCACACCCGAGCATGTTGAGCTGGCCTGCAGGAAG GTGCACGATGGCTTCCCACTGCGGCTGTGGAAGGTGACCGTGGAGGTGCCCGCGAGTCCCGAGGAGGTTCTGACGCGAGTGCTGCGGGAGCAGGGCTACTGGGACGAGGACCTGCTGGAGAGCCGGGTGGTGGAGACCCTGGATGAGAGGACGGAGGTCTACCAGTATGTCAGGAACACCATGGCTCCACATCCCACCAGAGACCACCTGGTGCTGAG AACATGGGTAACAGACCTGCCAAAGGGAGCGTGTGCACTGGTGTGTACGTCTGTGGACCATGAAGGCGCACCTGTTGTAGGCGTTCGGGCCAATGTCCTCACCTCACGCTACTTCATCGAGTCCTGTGGAACCAACAAATCCAGACTCACACATATTTCCAGGAACGACTGCAG GGGTCGTTTCCCAGAGTGGTACAACAAACTGTATGGACACTTATGCGCTGCTGAGGTGGCACGGATACGTGACTCATTCACCGTGCCCATAGACAAATGA
- the dlc1 gene encoding rho GTPase-activating protein 7 isoform X7, translating into MILTQIEAKEACTWLRAAGFPQYAQLYEDAQFPIDISSVTRDHDFLDRDAIEALCRRLNTLNKCALMRLEISPQRKRSEDSDEDEPCAISGRWTFQRDSKRWSRMEELEVFSTLPTDAAPPLFPKDQVSQKSKLTLREGNSSESVLTDLSEQPEVGSIHSSGSGGRGEEKSHGATLTNEAVPAGATRASSVASMCSSSGTGGSGCANEDSLSDGMPPSPLETLGQFTFVVKTAMGGLGGSLERGGGSGKSTRSRAKSFLKRMESLRLRSGTSSKRKKKGSTSGGKIEISGPVIKEGLDDDKLQSLNCVDIASINLNQNLNHHRNPTQTMTLNRNRSVSYSTQTSNGSTGSTGSSQSEASSGSAVSTPSPVTRARSHSIAAGSSKRGGMYLEGFDPFSFPQQASDRPPTSPPKSAPPIPCQASNGMTVDEQNRRNNCSVRDNSKQAEEEEEEGEEGMIFFYLPEGHKPGTFPKALQDGSSRVNNGNVNGNSVILRGRQSRRQHRCSSGSVDSRLSFYDNVPYTEREEEGEEEEEEGDERKLEQVLQHVSGLQRFVNAWSEAVAGEEEEEEEDEEEEGDSDSALDSASPCPSSPLQNRLEETENGSDQDSTGNPLGEGEDGMRERRDSGVGASLTRTSRPQKLRWPSFQNSHRPSLASAQLQISCQSVLQMNLLQKLSLLQLTALLERHTPTNKHGFSWAVPKFMKRIKVRDYKDRNVFGVPLQVIVQRTGQPLPQGIQQAMRYLRSQCLDQVGLFRKSGVKSRIQALRQMNEASGADGGGVNYEGQSAYDVADMLKQYFRDLPEPLLTSKLSETFLQIYQYMPKELRLQAARAAVLLLPDENREALRTLLCLLSDVTASVSENQMTPTNLAVCLAPSLFHLNTLRRKESSSPRVMNRKPTLGKPDQRDLNENLAATHGLAHMIQECSKLFRIPEEMNRCRNSYVEQALLPRRLEDLAGEEAGQGGYRAYLQNSLDALLKDAKDKFKGYDSCSTPEHVELACRKVHDGFPLRLWKVTVEVPASPEEVLTRVLREQGYWDEDLLESRVVETLDERTEVYQYVRNTMAPHPTRDHLVLRTWVTDLPKGACALVCTSVDHEGAPVVGVRANVLTSRYFIESCGTNKSRLTHISRNDCRGRFPEWYNKLYGHLCAAEVARIRDSFTVPIDK; encoded by the exons AGATCGAAGCCAAAGAGGCCTGTACCTGGCTCCGAGCAGCAGGGTTCCCACAGTACGCCCAGCTTTATGAAG ATGCCCAGTTTCCCATCGACATCTCTTCAGTCACCAGAGACCACGACTTCCTCGATCGGGACGCTATTGAGGCTCTCTGCAG GAGACTGAACACCCTCAACAAGTGCGCTTTAATGAGACTGGAGATATCACCGCAAAGAAAAAGA AGTGAGGACTCCGATGAGGACGAGCCTTGTGCCATCAGTGGCCGCTGGACCTTCCAAAGGGACAGCAAGCGCTGGTCCCGTATGGAGGAGCTGGAGGTTTTTTCCACACTGCCCACAGATGCTGCCCCACCCCTATTCCCCAAGGATCAAGTATCCCAGAAAAGCAAGCTCACCCTGCGTGAAGGCAATAGTTCAGAGAGTGTCCTGACTGATCTCAGCGAGCAGCCTGAAGTGGGCTCCATCCACAGCAGCGggagtggaggaagaggagaagagaagagccATGGTGCCACGCTGACAAATGAAGCTGTACCCGCTGGTGCCACTCGTGCCAGCTCTGTTGCTAGCATGTGTTCGTCCTCGGGCACAGGTGGGTCAGGATGCGCTAATGAGGACTCTCTGTCTGATGGGATGCCTCCATCGCCCCTGGAGACACTCGGACAGTTCACCTTTGTTGTTAAAACAGCGATGGGAGGACTAGGAGGGAGTCTGGAGAGAGGAGGTGGCAGCGGCAAAAGCACACGCTCGAGAGCTAAGAGCTTTCTCAAGAGGATGGAGAGTCTGCGGCTGCGCAGCGGCACCTCCTccaagagaaagaagaaagggagCACCAGCGGAGGGAAGATAGAAATCAGTGGCCCTGTCATCAAAGAGGGTCTGGATGATGACAAGCTGCAGAGTCTCAACTGTGTGGACATCGCCAGTATCAACCTCAACCAGAACCTCAATCACCACCGCAATCCCACTCAGACTATGACACTTAACCGGAATCGCTCGGTATCCTACTCCACTCAGACCAGCAACGGCAGCACTGGAAGTACTGGGAGCAGCCAGTCCGAAGCTAGCAGTGGAAGTGCTGTAAGCACACCGAGCCCAGTGACTCGCGCTCGCAGCCACAGCATAGCGGCAGGCTCTAGTAAAAGAGGAGGAATGTATTTGGAGGGTTTCGATCCTTTCAGCTTTCCCCAACAAGCTTCAGATCGACCGCCAACATCCCCACCCAAATCCGCACCCCCTATCCCCTGCCAAGCTAGTAATGGGATGACAGTTGACGAGCAGAACCGCAGGAACAACTGCAGTGTTCGAGACAATAGCAAACAAgcggaagaagaggaagaggagggagaggagggcaTGATCTTCTTCTACTTACCAGAAGGTCACAAGCCTGGAACCTTCCCCAAAGCCCTGCAGGACGGGAGTTCACGCGTTAACAACGGGAATGTTAACGGGAACTCAGTGATCCTCAGGGGGCGGCAAAGTAGACGCCAGCATCGTTGCTCTTCAGGCTCCGTTGACAGCCGGCTCAGTTTTTATGACAACGTCCCCTAcactgagagggaggaggagggagaggaggaggaggaggagggggatgaACGCAAACTGGAGCAAGTGCTGCAACACGTCAGCGGCCTGCAGCGGTTTGTTAATGCCTGGTCAGAGGCTGTGGCCggcgaagaggaggaggaggaggaggacgaagaggaagaaggagactCCGATTCAGCACTGGACTCAGCCTCCCCGTGCCCGTCCTCTCCTCTGCAGAACCGTCTGGAGGAGACGGAGAACGGAAGTGACCAAGACAGCACAGGAAACCCgctgggagagggagaggacgggatgagagagagaagagattcTGGTGTCGGGGCATCTCTAACCAGAACAAGCAG ACCACAGAAACTCCGCTGGCCGAGCTTCCAGAACTCCCACCGGCCCAGCTTGGCCTCGGCCCAGCTCCAGATTAGCTGCCAGTCTGTGCTACAGATGAATCTACTCCAGAAGCTCTCCCTGCTGCAGCTCACTGCTCTGCTGGAGAGACACACCCCTACAAACAAACATGGCTTTAGCTG GGCTGTGCCAAAGTTTATGAAGCGGATCAAGGTGCGTGACTACAAAGACAGGAATGTGTTCGGTGTGCCACTACAAGTCATCGTCCAGCGGACAGGCCAGCCCCTCCCTCAGGGCATTCAGCAGGCCATGCGCTATTTACGCAGCCAGTGCCTCGACCAG GTGGGTCTTTTCAGGAAATCAGGCGTTAAATCTCGTATCCAAGCGCTTCGTCAGATGAACGAGGCGAGCGGCGCCGATGGGGGAGGAGTCAACTACGAGGGCCAATCAGCATATGACGTTGCAGACATGCTGAAGCAGTACTTCAGAGATTTGCCAGAACCCCTGCTCACTAGCAAACTGTCTGAGACCTTCCTCCAGATTTATCAGT aCATGCCTAAAGAGCTCCGTCTGCAGGCAGCGCGTGCTgccgtgctgctgctgcccgATGAGAATCGCGAGGCCCTGCGGACGCTGCTGTGTCTGCTAAGCGACGTGACGGCCAGCGTGTCTGAGAACCAGATGACTCCCACCAACCTGGCTGTGTGCCTGGCCCCGTCCCTTTTCCACCTCAACACCCTGCGCCGCAAGGAGAGCTCCTCGCCaag GGTGATGAACAGGAAGCCGACACTGGGAAAGCCGGACCAGAGAGACCTGAATGAGAACCTGGCTGCCACTCACGGCCTGGCACACATGATCCAGGAGTGCAGTAAACTCTTTCGG ATCCCAGAGGAGATGAATCGCTGCAGGAACTCTTATGTGGAGCAGGCGCTGCTGCCGCGACGGCTGGAGGACCTCGCCGGGGAAGAGGCCGGGCAGGGGGGGTACAGGGCCTACCTCCAGAACAGCCTAGACGCCCTCCTCAAAGACGCCAAGGACAAGTTTAAAGGTTACGACAGCTGCTCCACACCCGAGCATGTTGAGCTGGCCTGCAGGAAG GTGCACGATGGCTTCCCACTGCGGCTGTGGAAGGTGACCGTGGAGGTGCCCGCGAGTCCCGAGGAGGTTCTGACGCGAGTGCTGCGGGAGCAGGGCTACTGGGACGAGGACCTGCTGGAGAGCCGGGTGGTGGAGACCCTGGATGAGAGGACGGAGGTCTACCAGTATGTCAGGAACACCATGGCTCCACATCCCACCAGAGACCACCTGGTGCTGAG AACATGGGTAACAGACCTGCCAAAGGGAGCGTGTGCACTGGTGTGTACGTCTGTGGACCATGAAGGCGCACCTGTTGTAGGCGTTCGGGCCAATGTCCTCACCTCACGCTACTTCATCGAGTCCTGTGGAACCAACAAATCCAGACTCACACATATTTCCAGGAACGACTGCAG GGGTCGTTTCCCAGAGTGGTACAACAAACTGTATGGACACTTATGCGCTGCTGAGGTGGCACGGATACGTGACTCATTCACCGTGCCCATAGACAAATGA
- the dlc1 gene encoding rho GTPase-activating protein 7 isoform X5: MLNGMSRSMRLLLLQRSFSDHIRSSTSKALDRLSKPARESRLAEIEAKEACTWLRAAGFPQYAQLYEDAQFPIDISSVTRDHDFLDRDAIEALCRRLNTLNKCALMRLEISPQRKRSEDSDEDEPCAISGRWTFQRDSKRWSRMEELEVFSTLPTDAAPPLFPKDQVSQKSKLTLREGNSSESVLTDLSEQPEVGSIHSSGSGGRGEEKSHGATLTNEAVPAGATRASSVASMCSSSGTGGSGCANEDSLSDGMPPSPLETLGQFTFVVKTAMGGLGGSLERGGGSGKSTRSRAKSFLKRMESLRLRSGTSSKRKKKGSTSGGKIEISGPVIKEGLDDDKLQSLNCVDIASINLNQNLNHHRNPTQTMTLNRNRSVSYSTQTSNGSTGSTGSSQSEASSGSAVSTPSPVTRARSHSIAAGSSKRGGMYLEGFDPFSFPQQASDRPPTSPPKSAPPIPCQASNGMTVDEQNRRNNCSVRDNSKQAEEEEEEGEEGMIFFYLPEGHKPGTFPKALQDGSSRVNNGNVNGNSVILRGRQSRRQHRCSSGSVDSRLSFYDNVPYTEREEEGEEEEEEGDERKLEQVLQHVSGLQRFVNAWSEAVAGEEEEEEEDEEEEGDSDSALDSASPCPSSPLQNRLEETENGSDQDSTGNPLGEGEDGMRERRDSGVGASLTRTSRPQKLRWPSFQNSHRPSLASAQLQISCQSVLQMNLLQKLSLLQLTALLERHTPTNKHGFSWAVPKFMKRIKVRDYKDRNVFGVPLQVIVQRTGQPLPQGIQQAMRYLRSQCLDQVGLFRKSGVKSRIQALRQMNEASGADGGGVNYEGQSAYDVADMLKQYFRDLPEPLLTSKLSETFLQIYQYMPKELRLQAARAAVLLLPDENREALRTLLCLLSDVTASVSENQMTPTNLAVCLAPSLFHLNTLRRKESSSPRVMNRKPTLGKPDQRDLNENLAATHGLAHMIQECSKLFRIPEEMNRCRNSYVEQALLPRRLEDLAGEEAGQGGYRAYLQNSLDALLKDAKDKFKGYDSCSTPEHVELACRKVHDGFPLRLWKVTVEVPASPEEVLTRVLREQGYWDEDLLESRVVETLDERTEVYQYVRNTMAPHPTRDHLVLRTWVTDLPKGACALVCTSVDHEGAPVVGVRANVLTSRYFIESCGTNKSRLTHISRNDCRGRFPEWYNKLYGHLCAAEVARIRDSFTVPIDK; encoded by the exons AGATCGAAGCCAAAGAGGCCTGTACCTGGCTCCGAGCAGCAGGGTTCCCACAGTACGCCCAGCTTTATGAAG ATGCCCAGTTTCCCATCGACATCTCTTCAGTCACCAGAGACCACGACTTCCTCGATCGGGACGCTATTGAGGCTCTCTGCAG GAGACTGAACACCCTCAACAAGTGCGCTTTAATGAGACTGGAGATATCACCGCAAAGAAAAAGA AGTGAGGACTCCGATGAGGACGAGCCTTGTGCCATCAGTGGCCGCTGGACCTTCCAAAGGGACAGCAAGCGCTGGTCCCGTATGGAGGAGCTGGAGGTTTTTTCCACACTGCCCACAGATGCTGCCCCACCCCTATTCCCCAAGGATCAAGTATCCCAGAAAAGCAAGCTCACCCTGCGTGAAGGCAATAGTTCAGAGAGTGTCCTGACTGATCTCAGCGAGCAGCCTGAAGTGGGCTCCATCCACAGCAGCGggagtggaggaagaggagaagagaagagccATGGTGCCACGCTGACAAATGAAGCTGTACCCGCTGGTGCCACTCGTGCCAGCTCTGTTGCTAGCATGTGTTCGTCCTCGGGCACAGGTGGGTCAGGATGCGCTAATGAGGACTCTCTGTCTGATGGGATGCCTCCATCGCCCCTGGAGACACTCGGACAGTTCACCTTTGTTGTTAAAACAGCGATGGGAGGACTAGGAGGGAGTCTGGAGAGAGGAGGTGGCAGCGGCAAAAGCACACGCTCGAGAGCTAAGAGCTTTCTCAAGAGGATGGAGAGTCTGCGGCTGCGCAGCGGCACCTCCTccaagagaaagaagaaagggagCACCAGCGGAGGGAAGATAGAAATCAGTGGCCCTGTCATCAAAGAGGGTCTGGATGATGACAAGCTGCAGAGTCTCAACTGTGTGGACATCGCCAGTATCAACCTCAACCAGAACCTCAATCACCACCGCAATCCCACTCAGACTATGACACTTAACCGGAATCGCTCGGTATCCTACTCCACTCAGACCAGCAACGGCAGCACTGGAAGTACTGGGAGCAGCCAGTCCGAAGCTAGCAGTGGAAGTGCTGTAAGCACACCGAGCCCAGTGACTCGCGCTCGCAGCCACAGCATAGCGGCAGGCTCTAGTAAAAGAGGAGGAATGTATTTGGAGGGTTTCGATCCTTTCAGCTTTCCCCAACAAGCTTCAGATCGACCGCCAACATCCCCACCCAAATCCGCACCCCCTATCCCCTGCCAAGCTAGTAATGGGATGACAGTTGACGAGCAGAACCGCAGGAACAACTGCAGTGTTCGAGACAATAGCAAACAAgcggaagaagaggaagaggagggagaggagggcaTGATCTTCTTCTACTTACCAGAAGGTCACAAGCCTGGAACCTTCCCCAAAGCCCTGCAGGACGGGAGTTCACGCGTTAACAACGGGAATGTTAACGGGAACTCAGTGATCCTCAGGGGGCGGCAAAGTAGACGCCAGCATCGTTGCTCTTCAGGCTCCGTTGACAGCCGGCTCAGTTTTTATGACAACGTCCCCTAcactgagagggaggaggagggagaggaggaggaggaggagggggatgaACGCAAACTGGAGCAAGTGCTGCAACACGTCAGCGGCCTGCAGCGGTTTGTTAATGCCTGGTCAGAGGCTGTGGCCggcgaagaggaggaggaggaggaggacgaagaggaagaaggagactCCGATTCAGCACTGGACTCAGCCTCCCCGTGCCCGTCCTCTCCTCTGCAGAACCGTCTGGAGGAGACGGAGAACGGAAGTGACCAAGACAGCACAGGAAACCCgctgggagagggagaggacgggatgagagagagaagagattcTGGTGTCGGGGCATCTCTAACCAGAACAAGCAG ACCACAGAAACTCCGCTGGCCGAGCTTCCAGAACTCCCACCGGCCCAGCTTGGCCTCGGCCCAGCTCCAGATTAGCTGCCAGTCTGTGCTACAGATGAATCTACTCCAGAAGCTCTCCCTGCTGCAGCTCACTGCTCTGCTGGAGAGACACACCCCTACAAACAAACATGGCTTTAGCTG GGCTGTGCCAAAGTTTATGAAGCGGATCAAGGTGCGTGACTACAAAGACAGGAATGTGTTCGGTGTGCCACTACAAGTCATCGTCCAGCGGACAGGCCAGCCCCTCCCTCAGGGCATTCAGCAGGCCATGCGCTATTTACGCAGCCAGTGCCTCGACCAG GTGGGTCTTTTCAGGAAATCAGGCGTTAAATCTCGTATCCAAGCGCTTCGTCAGATGAACGAGGCGAGCGGCGCCGATGGGGGAGGAGTCAACTACGAGGGCCAATCAGCATATGACGTTGCAGACATGCTGAAGCAGTACTTCAGAGATTTGCCAGAACCCCTGCTCACTAGCAAACTGTCTGAGACCTTCCTCCAGATTTATCAGT aCATGCCTAAAGAGCTCCGTCTGCAGGCAGCGCGTGCTgccgtgctgctgctgcccgATGAGAATCGCGAGGCCCTGCGGACGCTGCTGTGTCTGCTAAGCGACGTGACGGCCAGCGTGTCTGAGAACCAGATGACTCCCACCAACCTGGCTGTGTGCCTGGCCCCGTCCCTTTTCCACCTCAACACCCTGCGCCGCAAGGAGAGCTCCTCGCCaag GGTGATGAACAGGAAGCCGACACTGGGAAAGCCGGACCAGAGAGACCTGAATGAGAACCTGGCTGCCACTCACGGCCTGGCACACATGATCCAGGAGTGCAGTAAACTCTTTCGG ATCCCAGAGGAGATGAATCGCTGCAGGAACTCTTATGTGGAGCAGGCGCTGCTGCCGCGACGGCTGGAGGACCTCGCCGGGGAAGAGGCCGGGCAGGGGGGGTACAGGGCCTACCTCCAGAACAGCCTAGACGCCCTCCTCAAAGACGCCAAGGACAAGTTTAAAGGTTACGACAGCTGCTCCACACCCGAGCATGTTGAGCTGGCCTGCAGGAAG GTGCACGATGGCTTCCCACTGCGGCTGTGGAAGGTGACCGTGGAGGTGCCCGCGAGTCCCGAGGAGGTTCTGACGCGAGTGCTGCGGGAGCAGGGCTACTGGGACGAGGACCTGCTGGAGAGCCGGGTGGTGGAGACCCTGGATGAGAGGACGGAGGTCTACCAGTATGTCAGGAACACCATGGCTCCACATCCCACCAGAGACCACCTGGTGCTGAG AACATGGGTAACAGACCTGCCAAAGGGAGCGTGTGCACTGGTGTGTACGTCTGTGGACCATGAAGGCGCACCTGTTGTAGGCGTTCGGGCCAATGTCCTCACCTCACGCTACTTCATCGAGTCCTGTGGAACCAACAAATCCAGACTCACACATATTTCCAGGAACGACTGCAG GGGTCGTTTCCCAGAGTGGTACAACAAACTGTATGGACACTTATGCGCTGCTGAGGTGGCACGGATACGTGACTCATTCACCGTGCCCATAGACAAATGA